From Pararhodobacter zhoushanensis, the proteins below share one genomic window:
- a CDS encoding VOC family protein, with protein sequence MRPTLDRVLETAVYVDDLDTAEAFYAGVLGLEVVLKTPGQHVFFRCGGTIVLTFLPGVTRAQAGKGPLPVPPHGAEGAGHICFAAQGPALDHWVSHLRAAGVAIEADFHWPNGARSIYVRDPAGNSVEFAEPKLWEIPA encoded by the coding sequence ATGCGCCCGACGCTGGACAGGGTGCTGGAGACGGCGGTCTATGTCGACGATCTCGACACCGCCGAGGCGTTTTATGCTGGCGTGCTGGGACTTGAGGTTGTCCTCAAAACGCCCGGCCAGCACGTCTTTTTCCGCTGTGGCGGCACGATTGTGCTGACCTTTCTTCCCGGCGTTACCCGCGCGCAAGCGGGGAAGGGGCCGCTGCCCGTACCGCCGCACGGGGCTGAGGGGGCAGGGCATATCTGCTTTGCCGCACAGGGGCCGGCGCTTGACCACTGGGTGTCGCACTTGAGGGCGGCGGGGGTGGCCATCGAAGCCGACTTTCACTGGCCCAACGGGGCGCGGTCGATTTACGTGCGCGACCCGGCGGGTAATTCCGTCGAATTCGCCGAACCGAAACTTTGGGAGATCCCTGCGTGA
- the hydA gene encoding dihydropyrimidinase, which produces MSTVIKNGTIVTADLTYKADVLVEGGVITQIGQGLTGDTELDATGCYVMPGGIDPHTHLEMPFMGTYSTDDFESGTRAALAGGTTMVVDFALPSPGQGLLDALQMWDNKSTRANCDYSFHMAVTWWGEQVFDEMKTVVQDRGINTFKHFMAYKGSLMVNDDEMFASFQRLAELGAIAMVHAENGDVVAELTTKLLAQGNTGPEGHAYSRPPQVEGEATNRAIMIADMAGVPLYVVHTSCEESHEAIRRAKQAGKRVWGEPLIQHLTLDESEYFNPDWDHAARRVMSPPFRNKQHQDSLWAGLQSGSLSCVATDHCAFTTEQKRYGVGDFSKIPNGTGGLEDRLPMLWTYGVNTGRLTMNEFVAVTSTNIAKIMNMYPRKGAVLVGADADLVVWDPAKEKTISAGNQQSAIDYNVFEGHSVKGLPRFTLTRGKVAVHDGEIRTEEGHGKFVRRDANSSVSQALSSWKELTAPRPVQRAGIPATGV; this is translated from the coding sequence ATGAGCACGGTCATCAAGAACGGCACCATCGTAACAGCGGATCTGACCTATAAGGCCGATGTATTGGTCGAGGGCGGTGTGATCACCCAGATCGGGCAGGGCCTGACAGGCGACACCGAGCTGGACGCGACGGGGTGTTATGTGATGCCCGGCGGTATTGATCCGCACACGCATCTGGAGATGCCCTTCATGGGCACCTATTCCACCGATGACTTTGAGAGCGGCACGCGCGCGGCCCTGGCCGGGGGCACCACGATGGTGGTCGATTTCGCGCTGCCCAGCCCGGGGCAGGGGCTGCTGGATGCGTTGCAGATGTGGGACAACAAATCGACCCGCGCCAATTGCGACTATTCCTTCCACATGGCGGTGACCTGGTGGGGGGAGCAGGTTTTCGACGAGATGAAGACGGTGGTGCAGGACCGCGGCATCAACACGTTCAAGCATTTCATGGCCTATAAGGGCTCGCTGATGGTGAACGATGACGAGATGTTCGCCTCGTTCCAGCGGCTGGCCGAGCTGGGCGCGATCGCCATGGTGCATGCCGAGAATGGCGACGTGGTGGCCGAGCTGACCACCAAGCTGCTGGCGCAGGGCAACACCGGGCCCGAGGGCCACGCCTATTCCCGCCCGCCGCAGGTCGAGGGCGAGGCGACCAACCGCGCGATCATGATCGCCGATATGGCCGGCGTCCCGCTTTACGTCGTGCACACGAGCTGCGAGGAAAGCCACGAGGCCATCCGCCGCGCCAAACAGGCGGGCAAACGCGTCTGGGGCGAGCCCTTGATCCAGCATCTGACGCTGGACGAGAGCGAATATTTCAACCCCGACTGGGACCACGCCGCCCGCCGCGTGATGAGCCCGCCGTTCCGCAACAAGCAGCATCAGGACAGCCTGTGGGCGGGTCTGCAATCGGGCAGCCTGAGCTGTGTGGCGACCGACCATTGCGCCTTTACCACCGAGCAGAAGCGCTATGGCGTTGGTGACTTCTCCAAGATCCCCAACGGCACCGGCGGTCTTGAGGACCGGCTGCCGATGCTGTGGACCTACGGCGTCAACACCGGGCGGCTGACGATGAATGAATTCGTCGCCGTCACCTCGACCAACATTGCCAAGATCATGAACATGTACCCCAGAAAGGGCGCGGTTCTGGTCGGCGCGGATGCCGATCTGGTGGTCTGGGATCCGGCCAAGGAAAAGACGATCAGCGCGGGCAACCAGCAATCCGCGATTGATTACAACGTGTTCGAGGGGCATTCGGTCAAAGGCCTGCCGCGCTTTACCCTGACGCGGGGCAAGGTAGCCGTGCATGACGGCGAAATCCGCACCGAGGAAGGCCACGGCAAATTCGTGCGTCGCGATGCCAACAGTTCGGTCAGTCAGGCGCTGTCGAGCTGGAAAGAGCTGACCGCGCCCCGCCCGGTGCAGCGCGCGGGCATTCCGGCGACGGGGGTGTGA